From the genome of Methylomonas sp. UP202, one region includes:
- a CDS encoding tetratricopeptide repeat protein produces the protein MKAPLKQPQPAELQAIHQLFQAGQVALAEVRAQALASAFPKSLPALNLLGMCQQAQGKLREAAASFRKMLALDPNIAEIHFNLGAIYTQLNDAKGAMAAYRKALQIKPDLTVAHFNLGALLQQQSQWQEAATHYRQAVEHQPGYFQAWANWGAVLQTIGDLKAAEQCYRKALEINADALGYFNLGTNLYDQGAHGQAIEAFNQALQLDPQFADAWNDLGEIYRDQANMDEALRCYRAALQANAEHGRANYNLGESYCLGGQFEQAIPYFAASDFADAQERVLLCLYKTGQFDAFKQCLDQFIAEDRHGSVLLGSLATHYATNFRQVDAYGYCREPMRFVRHTFIEELADPNSALLSQLLDDVKHLAIAERKQGRLYYGMQSAGNLLQRPEASFQQLAMLIRAKVKAYRDHFAGSDDALIRRFPKTLEFASSWYLRMNQGGYLTSHIHEEGWISGCVYLQLPDKCDSHEGSFEYGTDGDDYPRLHDDFPTQIVDQKVGDLVLFPSSLFHRTIPFNSDQERICIAFDIKPA, from the coding sequence ATGAAAGCCCCACTCAAGCAACCGCAACCGGCGGAGTTGCAAGCCATTCACCAACTATTTCAAGCCGGACAAGTCGCGTTGGCCGAGGTCCGGGCGCAAGCGTTGGCCTCGGCATTTCCCAAATCGCTGCCGGCCTTGAATTTATTGGGCATGTGTCAACAGGCGCAAGGCAAATTGCGCGAGGCGGCGGCCAGCTTTCGCAAGATGCTCGCACTCGATCCCAACATCGCCGAAATTCACTTTAACCTCGGCGCGATTTACACCCAGCTTAACGATGCCAAGGGCGCGATGGCCGCCTATCGCAAGGCCTTGCAAATCAAGCCGGATTTGACGGTCGCCCACTTCAACCTCGGTGCATTGCTGCAACAGCAAAGTCAGTGGCAGGAGGCGGCGACGCATTACCGGCAGGCGGTGGAACATCAGCCCGGTTACTTTCAGGCCTGGGCTAATTGGGGGGCGGTATTGCAAACGATCGGCGATCTGAAAGCCGCCGAACAGTGTTACCGTAAGGCCTTGGAAATCAACGCCGACGCGCTGGGCTATTTCAATCTCGGTACCAATCTGTACGATCAAGGCGCCCACGGCCAAGCGATCGAAGCTTTCAACCAAGCCTTACAACTGGATCCGCAATTCGCCGACGCTTGGAACGACCTGGGCGAGATTTACCGCGATCAGGCCAATATGGACGAAGCGTTGCGCTGTTACCGCGCGGCGCTGCAAGCCAACGCCGAGCACGGCCGGGCCAATTACAATCTCGGCGAAAGTTATTGCCTGGGCGGCCAGTTCGAGCAGGCGATACCGTATTTTGCCGCCTCCGATTTTGCCGATGCCCAAGAGCGGGTGCTTTTATGCCTGTATAAAACCGGCCAGTTCGATGCCTTTAAACAGTGCTTGGACCAGTTCATTGCTGAAGATCGTCATGGCTCGGTGTTGCTGGGCAGCCTGGCGACCCATTACGCCACCAATTTTCGTCAAGTGGACGCTTACGGCTATTGTCGCGAGCCGATGAGGTTTGTCCGGCATACGTTTATCGAAGAATTGGCCGACCCGAATAGCGCATTGCTGAGTCAATTGTTGGACGACGTCAAACACCTGGCCATCGCCGAGCGCAAGCAGGGCCGTTTATATTACGGCATGCAATCGGCGGGGAACTTGCTGCAGCGGCCGGAAGCGTCGTTTCAACAATTGGCGATGTTAATCCGCGCCAAAGTCAAAGCCTACCGGGACCACTTCGCCGGTAGCGACGACGCGTTGATCCGGCGCTTTCCGAAAACCCTGGAGTTTGCCAGTTCCTGGTATTTACGGATGAATCAGGGCGGCTATCTGACTTCCCACATCCATGAGGAAGGTTGGATCAGCGGCTGCGTGTATCTGCAATTGCCGGATAAATGCGATAGCCACGAAGGCAGCTTCGAATACGGCACCGATGGCGACGATTACCCGCGCCTGCACGACGACTTCCCGACCCAAATCGTCGATCAAAAAGTCGGCGATTTGGTGTTGTTCCCATCCTCGCTGTTCCACCGCACCATTCCGTTCAATTCCGACCAGGAACGCATCTGCATTGCGTTCGATATAAAGCCGGCTTGA
- a CDS encoding VPLPA-CTERM sorting domain-containing protein produces the protein MQNLKSIARTVLAASVIALSLPASAEADVMLSGYLKSGSPASFSIADLQAFGAATSVTVGGNTYTGVSLYSYLNSYVATQPNSANGPKNDLLREFVVATGNNGSAVYTMGNQLGGNFGGAQDIIAFQDSNGVLAAPSLIAADGASVTSLTSLDVGHVAWQGTGSGGIANSFTVGGAVSNPGSYSLANLPGSLTPITTFSNLATGSATGFTGVSMWDLLVASGISTNPSSLKTSYVVATATDNYTVVYSLGEILARQASGTPDLIAYADGIGSGLGNAGVFRTIIPGDTRGGRYMSNLSSLTVVNAVPLPAAAWMMLSGVLGLAFQSRKRVIAA, from the coding sequence ATGCAAAACCTGAAATCGATAGCTCGTACCGTCTTGGCCGCTTCGGTCATTGCACTGTCGCTGCCGGCAAGCGCCGAGGCGGATGTCATGCTGAGCGGTTACCTGAAAAGCGGTAGCCCGGCAAGTTTCAGCATCGCCGATCTGCAAGCTTTCGGCGCCGCTACGTCGGTAACGGTCGGCGGCAATACCTATACCGGCGTGTCGCTGTATAGTTATTTGAACAGCTATGTCGCCACGCAGCCCAACAGCGCGAATGGCCCGAAAAACGATCTCTTACGTGAATTTGTGGTTGCGACCGGTAATAACGGTAGCGCCGTGTACACGATGGGCAATCAGCTCGGCGGCAACTTCGGGGGAGCCCAGGACATCATTGCCTTTCAAGACAGCAACGGCGTCTTGGCCGCGCCCAGCCTGATCGCGGCCGACGGCGCCAGCGTGACCAGCCTGACCAGTTTGGATGTCGGTCATGTCGCTTGGCAGGGAACAGGGAGTGGTGGCATAGCGAATTCATTCACGGTCGGTGGTGCGGTAAGCAATCCCGGTAGCTACTCGCTGGCCAACTTACCGGGCTCGCTGACCCCGATTACGACTTTCAGCAATTTGGCGACGGGTTCGGCGACCGGATTCACCGGCGTGTCGATGTGGGATTTATTGGTGGCGTCCGGTATCTCGACCAATCCGTCATCGCTGAAAACTTCCTATGTGGTCGCGACCGCTACCGACAATTACACCGTGGTCTACTCGCTCGGCGAGATCCTGGCGCGGCAAGCTAGCGGCACGCCCGACTTGATTGCTTACGCCGACGGCATAGGCAGTGGTTTGGGCAATGCCGGGGTCTTCCGCACGATCATTCCCGGCGATACTCGAGGCGGACGCTACATGTCCAACTTGAGCAGCTTGACCGTGGTCAACGCGGTACCGTTGCCGGCCGCGGCTTGGATGATGCTGAGCGGCGTGCTGGGATTGGCATTCCAATCGCGTAAACGCGTTATAGCCGCTTAA
- a CDS encoding cytochrome c peroxidase, producing MRAMYRMLCGGALLSAVMTLQAAGPLPVSLRGVPTPPVPGLLDGANPIVVDKNAAIALGKALFWDQNVGSDGQACASCHFSAGADGRLKNQINPGQNSAQPAGQTFDALPSGAGGPNHTLVAEDFPLQRFGNVTDNSTLIYNTDDVAGSAGSFGGEFQGTSTFSGANDQCRRGANEVFNVGHVGTRKVTPRNAPTVINAVFNHRNFWDGRANNSFNGSSPWGPRDPDAGVWIKLNARTVVKQRLNLINSALASQAVAPPIFNDIEMGCHGRTWPDIGRKLLNRQPLQSQPVHPQDSVLGGLSNSGAGDLKPGLKTTYKNLVIQAFNSQYWAYSGVGKFGAPANGGAAYNQMEANFAMFFGLAIQLYESTLVSDQSPLDLSPLDAAMIPTWSNVSDPALVASLKRGVSLFVNNNCSLCHAGPTLSLAAVATNAALVAPTPGATFGPPATPIAYGPNAFGPNNIAAGAGISRYVNPVTRDNTGQNLPRLMDLGYTNVGVTKPDTDPGVAGVDPFGQPLSFAAQYVEYLAGNNAGVFDLPIDNVRSCDFLIPLAVNLNAPLSNIFLPGDGIQADGSREGGARNQNCRNANPVTAYIPTVAAAQANRNGSKMAVATNAAFKVPTLRNVELTGPYMHNGGMATLVQVIEFYARHGNFASPELHGVIGPIAANLINPQNTDDLSNFLKALTDERVRYQKAPFDHPQLTVAHGHVGNDVQVEAGNSLGADLAKDETLTLPAVGADGAAAPITPFLAPLP from the coding sequence ATGCGTGCCATGTATCGAATGCTTTGCGGCGGCGCTCTGCTGTCCGCTGTGATGACCTTGCAGGCCGCCGGCCCTCTACCGGTCTCGCTGCGCGGGGTGCCGACGCCACCGGTGCCCGGCCTGCTGGACGGCGCCAATCCGATCGTGGTCGATAAAAACGCCGCCATCGCCTTGGGCAAGGCCTTGTTTTGGGATCAGAACGTCGGCTCCGACGGTCAGGCCTGCGCCTCCTGCCACTTCAGCGCCGGCGCCGACGGCCGGCTCAAAAACCAAATCAATCCGGGACAAAATTCGGCGCAACCGGCCGGGCAAACCTTCGATGCCTTGCCGTCCGGCGCCGGCGGTCCCAATCACACGCTGGTGGCCGAGGACTTTCCGTTGCAACGCTTCGGCAACGTCACCGACAATAGCACGCTGATTTACAACACCGATGACGTGGCCGGCTCGGCCGGCAGCTTCGGCGGCGAGTTTCAAGGCACTTCGACCTTCAGTGGTGCCAACGACCAATGCCGGCGCGGCGCCAACGAGGTGTTTAACGTCGGCCACGTCGGTACCCGCAAGGTCACGCCGCGCAATGCGCCAACCGTGATTAACGCGGTGTTCAACCACCGCAACTTCTGGGACGGCCGCGCCAACAACAGCTTCAACGGCAGCAGTCCGTGGGGGCCGCGCGATCCGGATGCCGGCGTGTGGATCAAGCTCAATGCCAGGACCGTCGTCAAACAACGCTTGAATCTGATCAACTCGGCGCTGGCCTCGCAAGCGGTGGCGCCGCCGATTTTCAACGACATCGAAATGGGCTGCCACGGCCGCACCTGGCCGGACATCGGCCGCAAATTGCTCAATCGCCAACCGCTGCAAAGCCAGCCGGTACATCCGCAAGACAGCGTGTTGGGCGGGTTAAGCAACAGCGGCGCCGGCGATCTGAAGCCGGGCTTGAAAACCACCTACAAAAACCTGGTCATCCAGGCTTTCAACTCCCAATATTGGGCTTACAGCGGTGTCGGCAAATTCGGCGCCCCGGCCAACGGCGGTGCGGCCTACAACCAGATGGAAGCCAACTTCGCGATGTTTTTCGGTCTGGCGATTCAATTGTACGAATCGACCTTGGTATCCGACCAATCGCCGCTGGATTTAAGCCCGCTGGATGCGGCCATGATTCCGACTTGGTCCAATGTATCCGATCCGGCGCTGGTCGCGTCGCTGAAACGCGGCGTTAGTCTTTTCGTTAACAATAACTGCTCGTTGTGCCACGCCGGACCAACGCTTAGTTTGGCGGCAGTGGCGACGAACGCCGCATTGGTTGCGCCGACGCCGGGCGCGACCTTCGGCCCGCCCGCGACCCCCATCGCCTACGGCCCCAATGCCTTTGGCCCGAATAATATTGCCGCCGGCGCCGGCATCTCCCGCTATGTCAATCCGGTCACTCGCGATAATACCGGCCAGAACCTGCCGCGCCTGATGGATTTGGGCTACACCAATGTCGGCGTGACTAAGCCGGATACCGATCCCGGCGTGGCCGGCGTCGATCCCTTCGGCCAGCCGTTATCGTTCGCGGCCCAATACGTGGAATATCTGGCCGGTAATAACGCCGGGGTCTTCGATTTGCCGATCGACAACGTGCGTAGCTGCGACTTTCTGATTCCGCTGGCGGTCAACTTGAACGCTCCGCTCAGCAATATTTTCCTGCCCGGCGACGGCATCCAGGCCGACGGCAGCCGGGAAGGGGGGGCGCGCAACCAAAACTGCCGCAACGCCAATCCGGTCACGGCCTATATCCCGACCGTCGCCGCTGCTCAGGCTAACCGGAACGGTAGCAAAATGGCGGTCGCGACCAACGCCGCGTTCAAGGTGCCGACCCTGCGCAACGTCGAATTGACCGGGCCTTACATGCACAACGGTGGCATGGCGACGCTGGTGCAAGTCATCGAGTTCTACGCCAGGCACGGCAATTTCGCCAGTCCGGAATTGCACGGCGTGATCGGCCCGATCGCGGCAAATTTGATCAACCCGCAAAACACCGACGATCTGAGTAATTTCCTGAAAGCGCTGACCGACGAACGGGTGCGCTACCAAAAAGCCCCGTTCGACCATCCGCAATTAACCGTCGCCCACGGCCACGTCGGCAACGATGTGCAAGTTGAAGCCGGCAATTCGCTGGGTGCCGATTTGGCCAAGGACGAAACGCTGACCTTGCCGGCGGTCGGCGCCGACGGCGCGGCCGCGCCGATTACCCCGTTTTTAGCGCCGCTGCCCTAA
- a CDS encoding DNRLRE domain-containing protein encodes MQCHSTRRRAPPGLAFAVLGFALAGLPVAGVGAATITLGAGKVSTIFENQPTHSIGKGPAVFIGGDADGSPRRGLIDFNIAANLPATAVITGVELTLYLADVAGAGGSEDATPRTIELHRLTGNWAHGPTALGVTQIEGTDQGFPAIPPSPTWLDRRYLQNQPWATPGGDFQPLTSASTLVGQAIGAAYTWASTPELVADVQAMLNAPSTNNGWVLLNAEEWSPDTYRVFYSQAWDDTALRPRLKISYELAAVPLPAAVWLFGVGLLGLVGTLRPSTSSGRTVFKGRVNNSEVKS; translated from the coding sequence ATGCAATGTCATTCAACCCGAAGGCGGGCGCCGCCCGGTTTGGCGTTCGCGGTTTTGGGTTTCGCGCTGGCCGGCTTGCCGGTGGCCGGTGTCGGGGCCGCCACCATCACGCTGGGGGCGGGCAAGGTCTCGACGATTTTCGAAAATCAGCCGACCCACAGTATCGGCAAGGGCCCGGCCGTGTTTATCGGCGGCGATGCCGACGGCTCGCCGCGGCGCGGTTTGATCGATTTCAATATCGCCGCCAATCTGCCGGCGACGGCGGTCATCACCGGTGTGGAGTTGACCTTGTATCTGGCCGATGTGGCCGGTGCCGGCGGGAGTGAAGATGCCACGCCGCGCACTATCGAACTGCATCGGTTGACCGGCAATTGGGCTCACGGTCCCACCGCTTTGGGCGTTACCCAAATCGAGGGCACCGACCAAGGGTTTCCGGCGATTCCTCCCAGCCCGACCTGGCTGGACCGCCGCTATTTACAAAACCAGCCTTGGGCCACGCCGGGCGGCGATTTCCAGCCATTGACCAGCGCCAGCACCTTGGTCGGCCAGGCTATCGGCGCGGCCTATACCTGGGCTTCCACGCCGGAGCTGGTCGCCGATGTGCAGGCCATGCTGAACGCGCCGTCCACCAATAACGGTTGGGTATTGCTGAATGCCGAGGAATGGAGTCCGGACACCTACCGGGTGTTTTACTCGCAAGCCTGGGACGACACCGCGCTACGCCCGCGGCTAAAAATCAGCTACGAGCTGGCGGCCGTGCCGCTGCCGGCGGCAGTCTGGCTGTTCGGCGTCGGCTTGTTGGGCTTGGTCGGCACCCTGCGCCCTTCGACTAGCTCAGGGCGAACGGTATTTAAAGGCCGAGTTAATAACTCGGAGGTGAAGTCATGA
- a CDS encoding DNRLRE domain-containing protein, whose translation MKLLTQFSRTALVCLLLADSAAVSAAVVTLTPSKDATIFGTSINQGLPNSSGQDLFNHSNGAGPGMFAGGNGQFAPHRGLIAFDIASQIPAGSVITGVQLTMYIGIVAGSGGAAGLGDQTPRTMDLFRLTRDWGEGITGGNATQIGGTGQGFPANPGDATWNDAAYRQTPWTTPGGDYVSQASATLAVGSVFGSAQTWTTTPTFVQDVQAWLDDPSSNFGWILINRDEDLKQTHRAFYTSEWTDPALRPQLQVSYQPAPVPVPAAVWLFGTGITGLLGLTRRKAYGAGKPSAFIFLIVQLKKETNHEKADSFNVDGGNAGVGPRRLGGDINRGYRHVYRCQ comes from the coding sequence ATGAAGCTGCTGACACAGTTTTCCCGAACCGCGCTGGTTTGCCTGCTGCTAGCCGATTCGGCGGCGGTATCGGCGGCGGTCGTTACCCTGACGCCCAGCAAGGATGCGACGATTTTTGGTACCAGCATCAATCAAGGCCTGCCCAATTCGTCCGGCCAGGATTTGTTCAATCACAGCAATGGCGCTGGACCCGGCATGTTTGCCGGCGGTAACGGCCAATTCGCGCCGCATCGCGGGTTGATTGCCTTCGATATCGCGTCGCAAATACCGGCGGGCTCGGTGATTACCGGCGTGCAGTTGACGATGTACATCGGCATCGTCGCCGGATCGGGCGGTGCGGCCGGACTCGGCGACCAAACGCCGCGAACCATGGATTTGTTTCGCCTGACCCGCGATTGGGGCGAAGGCATTACCGGCGGCAACGCCACACAGATCGGCGGCACCGGCCAAGGCTTCCCGGCCAATCCCGGCGACGCCACCTGGAACGACGCGGCCTACCGGCAGACGCCGTGGACCACGCCCGGCGGCGATTACGTCAGCCAAGCCAGCGCCACGCTGGCGGTCGGCAGCGTCTTCGGGTCGGCGCAAACCTGGACGACTACACCAACCTTTGTCCAGGACGTACAAGCCTGGCTGGACGATCCATCGAGCAATTTCGGTTGGATATTGATCAACCGCGACGAAGATCTCAAGCAAACCCATCGTGCCTTTTATACCAGCGAATGGACCGATCCGGCGCTGCGTCCGCAATTGCAGGTTAGCTATCAACCGGCGCCGGTTCCGGTGCCAGCCGCCGTCTGGTTGTTTGGTACCGGCATCACCGGTTTGTTGGGCCTGACTCGGCGTAAAGCCTACGGCGCAGGCAAACCGTCGGCTTTTATTTTTTTAATCGTTCAACTCAAAAAGGAAACAAACCATGAAAAAGCAGACAGTTTTAACGTTGACGGCGGCAATGCTGGTGTGGGGCCAAGGCGCTTGGGCGGCGATATTAACAGGGGGTACCGGCACGTTTACCGTTGCCAATGA
- a CDS encoding VPLPA-CTERM sorting domain-containing protein, whose translation MKKQTVLTLTAAMLVWGQGAWAAILTGGTGTFTVANDAGRFYSSSVDSSGNALLNSNPGYRDFTYNFTLGGGGLNQLKINSSATSGQAGQLAGTATSGIYDGNFWVTTNGGKGGNDDMILAVALTGPISSDFALTIQSNGYVVAPNQTTRPTVSAGNWQTNVVNETFYGSDFIYGPMTSRPASVYQPLYNGQDPATTGALMFIDLGVANRVGNLSDQVVFSVTGLYAENVLAFSTYAYDLIGGNTVANAIGWTTPTASTGYTVIGAGVAPVPLPAAVWLFGGAVAGLVGFGRRKGRPTV comes from the coding sequence ATGAAAAAGCAGACAGTTTTAACGTTGACGGCGGCAATGCTGGTGTGGGGCCAAGGCGCTTGGGCGGCGATATTAACAGGGGGTACCGGCACGTTTACCGTTGCCAATGACGCGGGCAGATTCTACAGCTCCAGCGTCGATAGCAGCGGCAACGCCCTTTTAAACAGCAACCCCGGTTACCGGGATTTTACCTACAACTTTACCTTGGGCGGCGGCGGTTTGAATCAACTCAAGATCAACTCGTCCGCCACTTCGGGCCAAGCGGGACAGCTCGCGGGCACCGCTACTTCGGGCATCTACGACGGTAATTTTTGGGTCACCACCAACGGTGGCAAGGGCGGCAATGACGACATGATTCTGGCCGTGGCGCTAACGGGTCCGATTTCCAGCGATTTTGCGCTGACCATTCAGTCCAACGGTTATGTCGTCGCGCCAAACCAAACCACGAGACCGACGGTATCGGCCGGCAACTGGCAAACCAATGTCGTGAATGAAACCTTTTACGGATCGGACTTTATCTATGGTCCGATGACCAGTAGGCCCGCGTCGGTGTACCAGCCGCTCTATAACGGCCAAGATCCCGCTACCACGGGCGCGCTGATGTTCATCGATCTTGGCGTCGCCAACCGGGTCGGTAATCTGTCGGATCAAGTCGTTTTCAGCGTGACCGGCCTCTATGCCGAAAATGTGTTGGCGTTCAGCACGTATGCCTACGACCTTATCGGCGGCAACACGGTAGCCAATGCGATCGGCTGGACAACCCCCACCGCCTCAACCGGCTATACCGTCATAGGCGCCGGCGTCGCGCCCGTTCCGCTACCGGCGGCCGTTTGGTTATTCGGCGGCGCGGTGGCGGGCTTGGTCGGTTTTGGCCGCCGCAAGGGGCGTCCGACGGTTTGA